In a genomic window of Sarcophilus harrisii chromosome 4, mSarHar1.11, whole genome shotgun sequence:
- the LOC116423682 gene encoding LOW QUALITY PROTEIN: keratin-associated protein 10-4-like (The sequence of the model RefSeq protein was modified relative to this genomic sequence to represent the inferred CDS: inserted 2 bases in 1 codon), with translation MADTCFSGPCVPTASAVSVCSSDVSCGSNRICLPSSCTGSSWHLDDCPESCCEPSCCGPSCCAPPSCPALCCTPASCLTLVCRPVCCVPPTCQAACEPGPCQAVCTSCCSPSCCQQSSCQPTGCTDTSPSLPVCCVPPGPACGPAPARLLHLLRCPFLLPVCCQPTGCGSSLWPAVLLPRPPCTASPCTVQSCCCVPMCCKPSCCIALPVCCKPSCCGTTACWPPPPAAPAXSCCRPALLPCPSVCRPVCSQPPCCCLPLPPHVLLPATPPVQPPTCCPPSLLGKLEPHAGTRQLEEPTRPQEKVRSLTGTFPCLEWPLLLFGLDLEVAPADPSLPGMSSLSITSPMPDGSHEDILEEGLKIGTVGMAVAARIQGTDTSPNPSLLPKAPHPAAPTMADTCFSGPCVPTASAVSVCSSDVSRSSNRVCLPSSCTGSSWQLDDCPESCCEPSCCGPSCCAPPCCPAPCCTPASCLTLVCRPVCCVPATCQASCEPSPCRAVCTSCCSPSCCQQSCCPAPCCTASPCTVQSCCCVPMCCKPSCCIALPMCCKPRCCVTTACCPTSCSCQPSCCHPASCCVPVSCKSICCTSCSSSSSSSSSSSSSSSSSSSCCLCSPPSCCPASCCCQPSCCRPAFCVSLVCQPVCSPASCCVPVSCKPSCCAPTSSCSCCCAPSCCPAPTCCRPASCVSLVCRPTCCKPACCAPGCGQKSCC, from the exons ATGGCAGACACCTGTTTTTCCGGGCCTTGTGTTCCCACGGCCTCGGCCGTCTCGGTCTGCTCCAGTGACGTGAGCTGCGGCAGCAACAGAATCTGCTTGCCCAGTTCTTGCACCGGCTCTTCCTGGCATTTGGACGACTGCCCAGAGAGCTGTTGTGAACCTAGCTGCTGCGGCCCCAGCTGCTGCGCCCCCCCTTCCTGCCCAGCCCTGTGCTGCACACCGGCCTCCTGCCTGACCCTTGTGTGCCGGCCGGTCTGCTGCGTGCCCCCTACCTGCCAGGCGGCGTGTGAACCCGGCCCCTGTCAGGCTGTCTGCACCTCCTGCTGCTCGCCGTCCTGCTGCCAGCAGTCTTCCTGCCAGCCCACTGGCT GTACAGACACCAGCCCCAGCCTG CCGGTCTGCTGCGTACCCCCCGGGCCGGCGTGTGGCCCAGCCCCTGCCAGGCTTCTGCACCTCCTGCGCTGCCCTTTCCTGCTGCCGGTTTGCTGCCAGCCCACTGGCTGCGGGTCTTCCCTGTGGCCAGCAGTCCTGCTGCCCAGACCCCCCTGCACTGCCTCTCCCTGCACGGTGCAGTCCTGCTGCTGCGTCCCCATGTGCTGCAAGCCCAGCTGCTGCATCGCCCTGCCCGTGTGCTGCAAGCCCAGCTGCTGTGGGACCACAGCCTGTTGGCCTCCACCTCCTGCTGCTCCAGC CAGCTGCTGCCGCCCGGCCCTCCTGCCGTGTCCCTCCGTCTGCCGGCCCGTGTGCAGCCAGCCTCCCTGTTGTTGtttgcccctccccccccacgtCCTCCTCCCTGCCACCCCTCCTGTCCAGCCCCCCACCTGCTGCCCCCCCTCCCTG CTGGGAAAGCTGGAGCCTCATGCTGGCACAAGGCAGCTTGAGGAGCCCACGAGGCCCCAAGAAAAAGTGCGCAGCCTGACTG GCACCTTCCCTTGCTTGGAATGGCCGCTTCTGCTCTTTGGGCTCGACCTTGAAGTGGCACCTGCTGATCCAAGTCTGCCTGGCATGAGCTCCCTCTCCATCACATCCCCCATGCCCGACGGATCCCATGAGGACATCTTGGAAGAGGGCCTGAAAATCGGGACTGTTGGCATGGCGGTGGCCGCCAGGATTCAGG gCACAGACACCAGCCCCAACCCG TCTTTGCTGCCCAAGGCACCCCATCCAGCTGCTCCCACCATGGCAGACACCTGTTTTTCTGGGCCTTGTGTTCCCACGGCCTCGGCCGTCTCGGTCTGTTCCAGTGACGTGAGCCGCAGCAGCAACAGAGTCTGCTTGCCCAGTTCTTGCACCGGCTCTTCTTGGCAGCTGGACGACTGCCCAGAGAGCTGTTGTGAACCCAGCTGCTGCGGCCCCAGCTGCTGCGCCCCCCCTTGCTGCCCAGCCCCGTGCTGCACGCCGGCCTCCTGCCTGACCCTCGTGTGCCGGCCGGTCTGCTGCGTGCCTGCCACCTGCCAGGCGTCGTGTGAACCCAGCCCCTGCCGGGCTGTCTGCACCTCCTGCTGCTCGCCCTCCTGCTGCCAGCAGTCTTGCTGCCCAGCCCCTTGCTGCACTGCCTCTCCCTGCACGGTGCAGTCTTGCTGCTGTGTCCCCATGTGCTGCAAGCCCAGCTGCTGCATCGCCCTGCCCATGTGCTGCAAGCCCAGGTGCTGTGTGACCACAGCCTGTTGCCCCACCTCATGCTCCTGCCAGCCCAGCTGCTGCCACCCGGCCTCCTGCTGTGTGCCTGTCTCCTGCAAATCCATTTGCTGTACTTCCTGCtcatcctcctcatcttcctcttcttcctcatcttcttcctcctcttcttcctcctcttgctGCCTCTGCAGTCCACCCTCCTGCTGTCCAGCTTCCTGCTGCTGCCAGCCCAGCTGCTGCCGCCCAGCCTTCTGCGTGTCCCTCGTCTGCCAGCCCGTGTGCAGCCCGGCCTCCTGCTGTGTGCCTGTCTCCTGCAAACCCTCTTGCTGCGCCCCCACGTCCTCCTGCTCTTGCTGCTGCGCACCCTCCTGCTGTCCAGCCCCCACCTGCTGCCGCCCCGCCTCCTGCGTGTCCCTCGTCTGCCGGCCCACCTGCTGCAAGCCCGCCTGCTGCGCTCCCGGCTGCGGCCAGAAATCTTGCTGCTGA